The following coding sequences lie in one Pontibacter sp. G13 genomic window:
- a CDS encoding histidine kinase, whose amino-acid sequence MKQLLRNIAVGALIASLVVAILQVDMTQELRIVMGWALTVILLLWVGIWGLSRLLDVRLPWSENTLRRFFIQLLLSTLYSLLVINLTYWMFMRIFQDVTPLMEQFLVLNVYGLILMAPIFSVNVVMFVMMKWKQSMLLSEKLKQENIQSRLESLRSHVDPHFLFNSLNILSSLIDKDADAAQDFLSSFSEVYRYVLKNKQEELVPLSRELQFIDAYVFMLRQRFRDQMQIEMDIPPAANRKMIPPMAVQMLVENAIKHNKASDKQPLLIRMYVEDGYLIVQNTYRPLAKKPAGANSGLDNLRKRYGYLSSRDIEILPIEDYFTVKIPLLEIE is encoded by the coding sequence GTGAAGCAACTCCTCCGAAATATCGCTGTTGGGGCGCTGATTGCTTCCCTCGTCGTAGCCATCCTACAGGTGGATATGACCCAAGAACTCCGGATCGTGATGGGCTGGGCTTTGACCGTGATCTTGCTCCTGTGGGTAGGGATTTGGGGTCTTTCACGGCTGCTCGATGTACGTCTGCCCTGGAGCGAAAACACCCTGCGCAGATTTTTTATTCAGCTGTTGCTTTCGACGCTCTATTCCTTGCTGGTGATCAACCTCACCTATTGGATGTTCATGCGCATTTTTCAGGACGTCACGCCCCTCATGGAGCAATTTCTCGTGCTCAATGTCTATGGCCTCATTCTCATGGCGCCGATCTTCTCGGTGAATGTCGTGATGTTTGTCATGATGAAATGGAAGCAGAGCATGCTGTTGTCTGAGAAGCTGAAGCAGGAAAATATCCAAAGTCGTCTCGAAAGCCTCCGGAGCCATGTCGATCCGCATTTTCTCTTCAATAGCCTCAATATCTTGAGTTCGCTGATTGACAAAGATGCCGACGCTGCACAAGATTTTTTGAGCTCCTTTTCGGAAGTGTACCGATACGTCCTCAAAAACAAGCAGGAGGAGCTTGTGCCCTTGAGTCGTGAGCTGCAATTCATCGATGCCTATGTATTCATGCTCAGGCAGCGATTTCGGGATCAGATGCAGATCGAGATGGATATTCCCCCGGCTGCGAATCGCAAGATGATTCCGCCCATGGCCGTACAGATGCTCGTGGAGAATGCCATCAAGCACAACAAAGCTTCGGATAAGCAGCCATTGTTGATCCGCATGTATGTGGAGGATGGCTATTTGATCGTGCAGAATACCTACCGACCATTGGCGAAAAAACCTGCGGGAGCCAATTCCGGACTGGATAACTTGCGCAAACGATATGGATATCTATCCTCCCGAGACATTGAGATTTTGCCGATAGAAGACTACTTTACCGTAAAAATACCGCTACTGGAGATTGAATGA
- a CDS encoding LytTR family DNA-binding domain-containing protein — translation MKILIIEDEALAAERLETLVKKYDQNIEVAGVAASVEEAEQWFLEHGQPDLAFMDIHLSDGRSFELFEKVEVTCPIIFTTSYDEYALEAFEVNSVDYLLKPLRYEKVEKAMMKLAGMREALAQEQPKMDLTALLNQLSQPGQTYKSRFLVKNGQHIRSIKVEDIAYFYADSKISLMMTFEGRRFPVDYSLDRISEMLDPQHFFRVNRRYMVHFDSVDAIHPYFKGRLKIELSPAIDDDIVVSSDRTPLFKQWLDK, via the coding sequence ATGAAGATCCTGATTATTGAAGACGAGGCCCTCGCTGCCGAAAGACTGGAGACTTTGGTCAAAAAGTACGACCAGAACATTGAAGTTGCTGGAGTGGCAGCATCGGTGGAGGAAGCCGAGCAATGGTTCCTTGAACACGGGCAGCCTGATCTGGCCTTCATGGATATTCATTTGTCCGATGGACGCTCCTTCGAATTATTTGAAAAGGTGGAGGTGACATGCCCCATCATCTTCACGACCTCCTACGACGAATACGCGCTGGAGGCATTCGAAGTCAATAGCGTTGATTATCTCCTCAAGCCTCTTCGCTACGAAAAGGTGGAAAAGGCCATGATGAAGCTGGCAGGTATGCGAGAGGCACTTGCCCAGGAGCAGCCCAAGATGGATCTGACCGCTTTGCTCAATCAACTCAGCCAGCCGGGGCAGACCTACAAGTCTCGTTTCCTCGTCAAAAACGGCCAACACATCCGCTCGATCAAGGTGGAAGATATTGCCTATTTCTATGCTGACAGCAAGATCAGCCTGATGATGACCTTTGAGGGACGCAGGTTTCCGGTCGATTATTCATTGGACCGAATCAGCGAAATGCTCGATCCTCAGCATTTTTTCAGGGTCAATCGCCGTTACATGGTGCATTTTGACTCGGTGGACGCAATCCATCCATATTTCAAGGGCCGCCTCAAGATCGAATTGAGCCCTGCCATCGATGACGATATCGTGGTGAGCAGTGATCGGACGCCCTTGTTCAAACAATGGCTGGACAAATAA
- a CDS encoding pyruvate kinase: protein MSSIRQNPLPTLSQLREQLLLYRNQMIQLETFTHSKFEEVHLTYQKSARNLIDYLSIRSMELRVVQEGLHELGLSSLSGCEIHIRSQIETVCQRIEELMGKRPFGPAESDPTVVNYEKGKSLLAEHAAELLGTQADTGIVRIMVTMPSEAATDYELVHNLMANGMNLARINLAHDDESAWLNMIQHIKQAEQALNKRCKVYMDLAGPKLRTTHVPMEINKKGVAKGFRLMEGDIIYFHKSPDSKAAKKLADTSGCMVLGTTLNQIFEDVMAGERLFLDDGKFAGVVQQNDGEVMRVEILHTPPMGARLKPDKGINLPDSILSTPSLTERDKSLIPFVCEHADIVGYSFVRSADDIRELHQLLLDHQQKQLPGMVIKIELGKAVKDLPNLLLAGMVNPRFGVMIARGDLAVEIGFERLSEIQEEILWLCTAGHVPVIWATQVLERLAKEGLPSRSEVSDASQAAKADCVMLNKGPNIIATVRILDDILTRMIGHMNTKRQVMRPLRIAQRFVNQVQSDEALSPGQGKPKK, encoded by the coding sequence ATGTCCTCCATTCGTCAAAATCCCTTGCCGACACTTTCTCAATTGCGGGAGCAACTCCTACTCTACCGCAATCAGATGATCCAATTGGAAACCTTCACTCATTCTAAATTCGAAGAAGTCCACCTTACTTATCAGAAATCTGCGCGCAACCTGATCGACTATCTCTCGATTCGGAGCATGGAGCTGCGAGTGGTACAGGAAGGTCTGCACGAATTGGGGCTTTCTTCCTTGTCTGGCTGCGAAATCCACATCCGATCGCAAATCGAGACGGTCTGTCAACGCATTGAGGAACTCATGGGCAAACGGCCTTTCGGGCCTGCTGAAAGCGATCCCACGGTAGTCAATTATGAGAAGGGTAAATCCCTACTGGCTGAACATGCTGCGGAGCTTTTGGGAACTCAGGCGGATACCGGAATCGTCAGGATCATGGTGACGATGCCTTCCGAGGCTGCCACCGACTATGAATTGGTCCACAATCTGATGGCAAACGGGATGAATCTGGCTCGAATCAATCTTGCCCACGACGACGAATCCGCCTGGTTGAATATGATTCAGCATATCAAGCAAGCTGAGCAGGCACTCAACAAACGTTGCAAGGTCTACATGGACTTGGCAGGGCCCAAACTCCGGACTACCCATGTCCCTATGGAGATCAACAAAAAGGGGGTTGCCAAAGGATTCAGGCTCATGGAGGGAGATATCATCTATTTCCACAAATCCCCAGATTCCAAAGCTGCCAAGAAGCTGGCGGATACCTCTGGATGTATGGTATTGGGAACGACCCTCAATCAAATTTTCGAGGATGTGATGGCGGGTGAAAGACTCTTTCTGGACGATGGGAAATTCGCTGGAGTCGTCCAGCAAAACGATGGGGAAGTCATGCGGGTGGAAATTCTGCACACGCCTCCCATGGGGGCACGCCTGAAGCCAGACAAGGGGATCAATCTTCCGGATTCCATTCTAAGTACGCCCTCTTTGACGGAACGCGACAAATCGCTCATCCCCTTTGTGTGCGAGCATGCCGATATTGTGGGATATTCATTCGTTCGATCAGCAGATGACATTCGGGAGCTCCATCAATTGTTGTTGGATCATCAGCAAAAGCAGCTTCCTGGGATGGTCATCAAAATTGAACTGGGAAAGGCCGTGAAAGACCTTCCCAATCTGTTGCTTGCGGGCATGGTGAACCCAAGGTTTGGCGTGATGATCGCTAGAGGGGATTTAGCGGTGGAAATCGGATTCGAGCGATTGAGCGAAATTCAGGAAGAAATCCTCTGGCTCTGCACAGCGGGGCACGTACCCGTGATCTGGGCGACGCAAGTATTGGAACGTCTTGCCAAGGAAGGGCTCCCCAGTCGATCTGAAGTCAGTGATGCTTCTCAGGCTGCCAAAGCCGATTGTGTGATGCTCAACAAAGGGCCCAACATCATTGCCACGGTGCGCATTCTGGACGATATCCTCACTCGGATGATCGGCCATATGAACACCAAGCGACAGGTCATGCGTCCACTGCGAATTGCACAGCGATTTGTCAATCAAGTCCAAAGCGACGAAGCGCTTAGCCCCGGACAAGGCAAACCGAAAAAGTGA
- a CDS encoding RNA polymerase sigma factor has translation MNAMSDNALMLKVKAGQMDKLGLLYERYSRALFGYFYRMTGNRSNLSEDLVQNVFYRMMKYRHTFKEDGHFRAWMYQMARNVFADEYRKPNPIQHSQDIDTTQIEPDQATGIEQQIAQQEEVELLHAALKLLSHEKREVLILSRFQQMKYHEIAEVTNSTEGAVKVRVYRAMQELKRVYQTLQSKTAHEQ, from the coding sequence ATGAACGCGATGTCTGACAATGCTTTGATGCTTAAGGTCAAGGCCGGACAGATGGATAAACTGGGACTTCTGTACGAACGGTACAGCCGCGCGCTATTCGGGTATTTCTACCGAATGACGGGCAACCGATCGAATTTGAGTGAAGATCTAGTCCAGAATGTCTTTTACCGCATGATGAAATACCGCCATACCTTCAAAGAGGATGGCCACTTCCGTGCGTGGATGTATCAAATGGCGAGGAATGTATTCGCAGATGAATACCGGAAACCCAATCCTATCCAGCATTCGCAGGACATCGATACCACCCAAATCGAGCCGGATCAAGCCACTGGGATCGAACAACAGATCGCGCAGCAGGAAGAAGTGGAATTGCTACATGCAGCATTGAAACTCCTCAGTCATGAAAAACGGGAGGTGCTGATTCTGAGCCGCTTTCAGCAGATGAAATATCACGAGATCGCTGAAGTGACCAACTCTACAGAAGGTGCTGTCAAAGTGCGAGTATATCGTGCCATGCAAGAATTAAAACGAGTCTATCAAACCCTTCAAAGCAAAACCGCCCATGAACAATGA